One Halolamina litorea genomic window carries:
- a CDS encoding DUF7529 family protein: MSPGHPLQGMTDLWENTVEDMEATAAELREAGWETVELHPGAVTPLPRLETEDGYEDDRTGFDVMAPGNEFADVQDAVDGAEFDEYEAYNAQTNGVVFAVVVMKAEAAERAVLIPIYYKVDDAEETVRRIEESGESRLYVRPLDDSERVLFVQQHPEALLPGEE; the protein is encoded by the coding sequence ATGAGCCCCGGACACCCGCTGCAGGGTATGACCGACCTCTGGGAGAACACCGTCGAGGACATGGAGGCCACCGCGGCCGAACTCCGGGAGGCCGGCTGGGAGACCGTCGAACTCCACCCCGGCGCGGTGACGCCGCTGCCCCGACTGGAGACCGAGGACGGCTACGAGGACGACCGAACGGGCTTCGACGTGATGGCCCCCGGCAACGAGTTCGCCGACGTGCAGGACGCCGTCGACGGCGCCGAGTTCGACGAGTACGAGGCGTACAACGCCCAGACCAACGGCGTCGTGTTCGCGGTTGTCGTGATGAAGGCCGAGGCCGCCGAACGGGCCGTTCTCATCCCGATCTACTACAAGGTCGATGACGCCGAGGAGACGGTCCGGCGGATCGAGGAGTCGGGCGAGAGCCGACTCTACGTCCGCCCCCTCGACGACAGCGAGCGCGTGCTGTTCGTCCAGCAACACCCCGAGGCGCTGCTTCCCGGCGAGGAGTAG
- a CDS encoding DUF7112 family protein — protein sequence MADRIPSDHASVHTERAEVARSGGTRRPCLRLPSALDLEQGSFVTLVVDGEARHAEVQGDSTGLLIRGAYDLKSEARDPGRAENRLVEWLRNVGREPGDPVEIDEIEAGERYGVRLPGERAFYRDTSGPGGSLQGIAESLDGGSDDDGDDPFDLD from the coding sequence ATGGCCGACCGCATCCCCAGCGACCACGCCAGCGTTCACACCGAACGGGCCGAGGTGGCCCGCAGCGGCGGCACCCGGCGCCCCTGTCTGCGTCTCCCGAGCGCTCTCGACCTCGAACAGGGCTCGTTCGTCACGCTCGTCGTCGACGGCGAGGCACGCCACGCCGAGGTGCAGGGCGACAGCACTGGCCTGCTGATCCGCGGCGCCTACGACCTCAAAAGCGAGGCCCGTGACCCGGGTCGCGCCGAGAACCGCCTCGTGGAGTGGCTCCGCAACGTGGGTCGGGAGCCCGGCGACCCCGTCGAGATCGACGAGATCGAGGCCGGCGAGCGCTACGGCGTCCGACTCCCCGGCGAACGGGCGTTCTACCGCGACACCAGCGGGCCGGGTGGTTCGCTACAGGGGATCGCGGAAAGTCTGGATGGGGGGAGCGACGACGACGGCGACGACCCCTTCGACCTCGACTGA
- a CDS encoding 30S ribosomal protein S6e codes for MAELNLVVSDPDTGKTYQTTVDGQDANRFLGRSLGDEVDGDVVGLSESTLELTGGSDAAGRPMRADVAGPNLKQLLLEDGVGFKPEKDGERRRITVRGAEFSEESAQVNATARGDEDVAAAFGEGDDDGEE; via the coding sequence ATGGCCGAACTCAATCTCGTCGTGTCGGACCCCGACACGGGTAAGACGTACCAGACGACGGTCGACGGACAGGACGCAAACCGATTCCTCGGGCGCTCGCTCGGCGACGAGGTCGACGGCGACGTGGTCGGGCTCTCGGAGTCCACCCTCGAACTCACCGGTGGCTCGGACGCCGCCGGCCGACCGATGCGCGCCGACGTGGCTGGCCCGAACCTCAAGCAGCTCCTGCTCGAGGACGGCGTCGGCTTCAAGCCCGAGAAGGACGGCGAGCGACGCCGAATCACGGTCCGTGGCGCCGAGTTCAGCGAGGAGTCCGCGCAGGTCAACGCCACCGCCCGCGGCGACGAGGACGTCGCCGCGGCGTTCGGCGAGGGCGACGACGACGGCGAGGAGTAA
- the mutL gene encoding DNA mismatch repair endonuclease MutL, with product MSDTPAVERLDDATVDRIAAGEVITRPERVVGELLDNALDAGAASVRVEVDGDGTERLRVADDGHGMARGDAARAVERHATSKLRDAAELPATTSLGFRGEALPSIADAGRLELVTSDGSEPGTRLVVDGDGGSEGRSPSGSRASPGDVQITDAGRARGTTVIVRDLFADRPARLEALGGAGAEFAKVSDLVARYALTRPDVSFSLAHDGRDVFETPGSGVYEDTLAAVYDRHVAAGATTFTHETTLSAGGEGPNGAALHVEGVLASPATTRADRSHLRTAVNGRPVVNEGLRRAVERGYGTLLPNGRHPIAVVSVSLPPETVDANVHPAKAEVALAAREAVEAAVETGVNDALTTADLRRSGEVAMGLEESLEPVDADSALADAEVLGQFRETYLLCVAGEELLVIDQHAAHERVNYERLRAAVSGTPIERVGISPPETVSLSPAEAAVVEERADEVAALGFEADPFGGTTVKLSTVPAPLGRPADSAAFREVLAALARGDDPADAREAALADLACHPSLKAGDTLEDEQAQSLVHRLGQCEQPFACPHGRPTVLSVSAGTLAAGFERE from the coding sequence ATGAGCGACACCCCCGCGGTGGAACGGCTGGACGACGCCACGGTCGACCGCATCGCCGCCGGCGAGGTGATCACCCGGCCCGAACGGGTCGTCGGCGAACTGCTGGACAACGCGCTCGACGCCGGCGCGGCCTCGGTCCGCGTCGAAGTCGACGGCGACGGCACCGAGCGACTCCGCGTCGCCGACGACGGCCACGGGATGGCTCGGGGGGACGCCGCGCGGGCGGTCGAGCGCCACGCGACCAGCAAACTCCGGGACGCGGCGGAGCTGCCGGCGACGACGAGCCTCGGCTTCCGTGGCGAGGCGCTGCCGAGCATCGCCGACGCCGGCCGACTCGAACTGGTCACCAGCGACGGGAGCGAACCGGGGACTCGACTCGTCGTCGACGGCGATGGGGGCAGCGAGGGACGAAGTCCCTCTGGTAGCCGGGCTTCGCCCGGCGACGTCCAGATCACCGACGCCGGCCGGGCACGCGGGACGACGGTGATCGTCCGTGACCTCTTCGCCGACCGCCCGGCCCGACTCGAAGCGCTCGGCGGCGCGGGCGCGGAGTTCGCGAAGGTCTCGGACCTCGTGGCGCGGTACGCACTGACCCGTCCCGACGTGTCGTTCTCGCTCGCCCACGACGGGCGGGACGTGTTCGAAACCCCCGGGAGCGGCGTCTACGAGGACACGCTGGCCGCGGTCTACGACCGCCACGTCGCCGCCGGGGCGACGACGTTCACCCACGAGACGACGCTCTCGGCTGGGGGTGAGGGACCGAACGGCGCCGCGCTCCACGTCGAAGGAGTCCTCGCGTCCCCCGCGACCACGCGTGCCGACCGCTCGCACTTGCGGACCGCGGTCAACGGCCGACCAGTCGTCAACGAGGGGCTCCGCCGCGCGGTCGAGCGCGGTTACGGCACGCTCCTCCCGAACGGGCGCCACCCCATCGCGGTCGTTTCGGTTTCGCTTCCCCCCGAAACAGTCGACGCGAACGTCCACCCGGCGAAAGCCGAGGTGGCGCTCGCGGCCCGCGAGGCCGTCGAAGCGGCCGTGGAAACCGGCGTCAACGACGCCCTGACGACGGCTGACCTCCGGCGCTCGGGCGAGGTGGCGATGGGGCTGGAAGAGTCACTCGAACCGGTCGACGCCGACTCCGCACTCGCCGACGCCGAGGTGCTCGGGCAGTTCCGCGAGACCTACCTGCTCTGTGTGGCGGGCGAGGAACTGCTGGTGATCGACCAGCACGCGGCCCACGAGCGGGTGAACTACGAGCGCCTGCGGGCCGCCGTCTCGGGGACGCCGATCGAACGGGTCGGAATCTCGCCGCCCGAAACCGTCTCGCTGTCGCCCGCCGAGGCCGCGGTCGTCGAGGAGCGCGCCGACGAAGTCGCGGCGCTGGGGTTCGAAGCCGACCCGTTCGGCGGGACGACGGTGAAACTCTCGACGGTACCGGCGCCGCTGGGTCGGCCCGCCGACTCGGCGGCGTTCCGGGAGGTCCTCGCGGCGCTCGCCCGCGGCGACGACCCCGCTGACGCCCGCGAGGCGGCGCTCGCCGACCTGGCCTGTCACCCGTCGCTGAAGGCGGGCGACACGCTGGAAGACGAACAGGCCCAGTCGCTCGTCCACCGACTCGGCCAGTGCGAGCAGCCGTTCGCCTGCCCGCACGGCCGGCCGACGGTGCTCAGCGTGAGCGCGGGGACGCTGGCGGCGGGGTTCGAACGGGAGTAA
- a CDS encoding DUF7573 domain-containing protein, which translates to MSDDASLTDFSGGDDGDDTSAADNEGSAEAADPLDEPTFTYTSTPHGAACAACGATVEKRWRAGEGGAADAPDLDPDALVCPDCKEW; encoded by the coding sequence ATGAGCGACGACGCCAGCCTGACGGACTTCTCGGGCGGCGACGACGGCGACGACACGTCGGCGGCCGACAACGAAGGCTCCGCTGAGGCGGCCGACCCCCTCGACGAACCCACCTTCACCTACACGTCGACGCCCCACGGGGCGGCGTGTGCGGCCTGCGGTGCGACCGTGGAGAAACGGTGGCGCGCCGGCGAGGGTGGCGCCGCGGACGCCCCCGACCTCGACCCCGACGCGCTCGTCTGCCCGGACTGCAAAGAGTGGTAG
- a CDS encoding sensor histidine kinase, with amino-acid sequence MGKHLNYGGLVVAGLGFFLTRFTVTLALYDDTVQFYLAGVVPLALGLGLAAFGVALAVADVDGAMVRTTTIWAVIGFATMAVLVGLTLAGSTADGRLSVEVARTRTYLSNFLIGGSIGGTLTGLYAARNRRQRGVLREQTNRLVTINRLLRHEVLNAVSVIRGYASVDPEEHPNGMSVIDKRAADIQQTIEEVRYFTNSSGGNGPGPTPRDLGADLHESIATIGERYPDVDVSVESVPDDVTVFANERLGLVFTNLLENAVVHGEDRTPAVTVETTPATVAVSITDDGSGLPESQRALLETGDIDEFDNPKVGFGLNVVRLLVTSYGGNIDTAVDDSTTVTVTLSRAQPQGVEVRPSRSDLAGVRPAAPHLVVACAAALVAGVAYSVVSGFLGGSVAGIGVFYGTADPVVGWLTHEFHSVVFGFTYVGVLSLVLERYRNTTATYAVVGVVWGLLVWAVAASVVAPVWLQLLGIPTSVPNFSLPLLASHLVWGVTLGLGTALGYTYVMPRLGESVE; translated from the coding sequence TCGTGCCGCTCGCGCTCGGCCTCGGGCTGGCGGCCTTCGGCGTGGCGCTGGCGGTGGCCGACGTCGACGGGGCGATGGTCCGGACGACCACGATCTGGGCTGTGATCGGGTTCGCCACGATGGCGGTGTTGGTCGGACTGACGCTGGCGGGCTCGACCGCCGACGGGCGGCTGTCCGTGGAGGTCGCTCGGACACGGACGTATCTGTCGAACTTCCTCATCGGCGGAAGCATCGGCGGCACGCTGACCGGGCTGTACGCCGCACGCAACCGACGCCAGCGGGGCGTGCTCCGCGAACAGACCAACCGCCTGGTGACCATCAACCGACTCCTCCGGCACGAGGTCCTCAACGCCGTGAGCGTGATCCGGGGGTACGCCAGCGTCGACCCCGAGGAGCACCCGAACGGGATGTCGGTGATCGACAAACGTGCGGCGGATATCCAACAGACGATCGAGGAGGTGCGCTACTTCACCAACAGCAGCGGGGGGAACGGCCCCGGGCCGACGCCACGTGACCTCGGCGCGGACCTCCACGAGAGCATCGCGACGATCGGCGAGCGTTACCCCGACGTGGACGTCTCGGTCGAGTCGGTCCCCGATGACGTGACCGTGTTCGCGAACGAACGGCTGGGGCTCGTCTTCACCAACCTACTCGAGAACGCCGTGGTCCACGGCGAGGACCGGACGCCGGCGGTCACCGTCGAGACGACGCCGGCAACCGTCGCCGTGAGTATTACCGACGACGGGTCGGGGCTCCCCGAGAGCCAGCGAGCACTGCTCGAGACCGGCGATATCGACGAGTTCGACAACCCGAAGGTCGGGTTCGGTCTGAACGTGGTTCGACTGCTCGTCACGAGCTACGGGGGGAATATCGACACCGCCGTCGACGACAGTACGACGGTGACGGTGACGCTAAGCCGCGCCCAGCCCCAGGGGGTCGAGGTCCGACCGAGCAGGTCGGACCTGGCAGGGGTTCGTCCCGCCGCCCCACACCTCGTGGTGGCCTGTGCCGCAGCGTTGGTCGCCGGTGTCGCCTACAGCGTTGTCTCGGGGTTCTTGGGGGGCTCGGTCGCGGGTATCGGCGTCTTCTACGGGACGGCGGACCCCGTCGTCGGCTGGCTCACCCACGAGTTCCACAGCGTCGTCTTCGGGTTCACGTACGTGGGCGTGCTCTCGCTCGTGCTGGAGCGGTACCGGAACACCACTGCGACCTACGCCGTCGTCGGGGTGGTCTGGGGGCTGCTCGTCTGGGCCGTCGCCGCCAGCGTCGTCGCCCCGGTCTGGCTTCAGTTGCTCGGGATCCCCACATCGGTTCCCAACTTCTCACTCCCGCTGCTGGCGAGCCACCTCGTCTGGGGGGTGACGTTGGGTCTGGGTACGGCCCTCGGCTACACGTACGTCATGCCTCGGCTCGGCGAGAGCGTTGAGTAG
- the mutS gene encoding DNA mismatch repair protein MutS: MSAVTGPPAELAERRDELTPMLQQYVDRCAEHDDALVLFRVGDFYKTFCGIAEEVARLCELTLIEREDSTGTYAAAGIPVDNAAEYIERLLDAGHRVAVADQVEDPSEASGIVERAVTQIITPGTVVDDELLSPDSTYVAAVVGADADTGDAPAYAVASVDVSTGECRVAPAADRAGAREEVARVGPAELISGPGTPEVDPDCPVTDWDDDAFAVDAARATLAEYADPDRFAAVEARAVGGLLAYAEYTQGDDGSLEYVSRVRRYDPADCLRLDAAALRSLELFENRAGGDREGDTLFETVNETVCALGRRRLASWLRRPLVDRAAIEGRLDAVGELSTRTLLREELRDELRAAYDLERLVSRVSRERANARDLRSVARTLSIVPNLKAALADAESDRLGRLRDDLDELRETRELIERAIAADPPQEITEGGVIADGFDEELDEVRSTEREGRAWVADLEQQERERTGIDNLEVGHNQVHGYYIEVTDSHLDSVPDEYRRRQTLKNSERFVTPELRRREDEILGAAERADALEYDVFREVRAEVAEAADRLQGVADDLADLDALLSLSTVAVGPDFCRPTFHDGDEALEIEAGRHPVVARAQAEFVPNDADLPAGGVALITGPNMSGKSTYMRQVGLIAVLAQAGGFVPARSASLPVLDRVFTRVGASDDIAGGQSTFMREMSELTDILHDATEDSLVLLDEVGRGTSTADGLAIARAATEFLHDEVGARTLFATHYHDLTALADEREGVFNLHFTAIRDGDDVTFLHRVDDGPSSSSYGVEVARMAGVPDSVVERSRELVEATDGHERAPAASTAPAATDGAGTADGESEAASDSSTPPGQQTLPGTEPEGAAADGADALAAELRELDLARTTPLEALNRLQELQDRVTDR; encoded by the coding sequence ATGTCTGCGGTCACTGGTCCCCCGGCGGAGTTGGCCGAGCGCCGCGACGAGCTCACGCCGATGCTCCAGCAGTACGTCGACCGCTGTGCGGAGCACGACGACGCGCTCGTGCTGTTCCGAGTGGGGGATTTCTACAAGACGTTCTGCGGCATCGCCGAGGAGGTCGCGCGGCTCTGTGAGCTCACACTGATCGAGCGCGAGGACTCCACCGGCACCTACGCCGCGGCGGGAATCCCCGTCGACAACGCCGCGGAGTACATCGAGCGACTGCTCGACGCCGGCCACCGCGTCGCCGTCGCCGATCAGGTTGAGGACCCGAGCGAGGCGTCGGGCATCGTCGAGCGCGCCGTCACTCAGATCATCACCCCCGGCACCGTCGTCGACGACGAACTGCTCTCGCCCGACTCGACGTACGTGGCGGCGGTCGTCGGCGCCGATGCTGACACCGGTGACGCCCCGGCCTACGCCGTCGCCAGCGTCGACGTGTCCACCGGCGAGTGTCGGGTCGCGCCCGCCGCCGACCGTGCGGGCGCACGCGAAGAGGTCGCCCGTGTCGGGCCCGCCGAACTGATCTCGGGGCCGGGCACCCCCGAGGTGGATCCCGACTGCCCCGTCACCGACTGGGACGACGACGCCTTCGCCGTCGACGCCGCACGGGCGACCCTCGCGGAGTACGCCGACCCGGACCGGTTCGCGGCCGTGGAGGCCCGCGCGGTCGGCGGCCTGCTGGCGTACGCCGAGTACACGCAGGGCGACGACGGCTCGCTCGAGTACGTCTCGCGGGTGCGGCGCTACGACCCCGCCGACTGCCTGCGGTTGGACGCCGCCGCGCTCCGCAGCCTCGAACTGTTCGAGAACCGCGCCGGCGGCGACCGCGAGGGGGACACGCTGTTCGAGACGGTGAACGAGACGGTCTGTGCGCTCGGGCGCCGCCGGCTGGCGTCGTGGCTCCGCCGGCCGCTGGTCGATCGGGCGGCCATCGAGGGCCGTCTCGACGCCGTCGGGGAACTCTCGACGCGGACGCTGCTTCGCGAGGAACTCCGCGACGAACTGCGCGCAGCCTACGACCTCGAACGACTCGTCTCTCGCGTGTCCCGCGAGCGGGCGAACGCCCGGGACCTCCGCTCAGTCGCCCGGACGCTCTCGATCGTTCCGAACCTGAAAGCTGCCCTCGCGGACGCCGAATCGGATCGTCTCGGTCGGCTGCGGGACGACCTCGACGAACTCCGGGAGACGCGGGAGCTGATCGAGCGCGCCATCGCGGCGGACCCGCCACAGGAGATCACCGAGGGCGGCGTGATCGCCGACGGCTTCGACGAGGAACTCGACGAGGTCCGGTCGACCGAGCGCGAGGGTCGAGCGTGGGTCGCCGACCTCGAACAGCAGGAGCGGGAGCGAACCGGGATCGACAACCTCGAAGTCGGGCACAATCAGGTCCACGGCTACTACATCGAGGTGACCGACAGCCACCTCGATTCGGTGCCCGACGAGTACCGCCGGCGCCAGACCCTGAAGAACTCGGAGCGGTTCGTCACCCCCGAACTCCGCCGGCGCGAGGACGAAATCCTCGGCGCGGCCGAGCGCGCCGACGCGCTGGAGTACGACGTGTTCCGCGAGGTGCGCGCCGAGGTCGCCGAGGCCGCCGACCGACTGCAGGGCGTGGCCGACGACCTCGCCGATCTGGACGCGCTGCTCTCGCTTTCGACGGTCGCCGTCGGCCCAGACTTCTGTCGGCCAACGTTCCACGACGGCGACGAGGCCCTCGAAATCGAGGCCGGGCGCCACCCCGTCGTCGCTCGCGCGCAGGCGGAGTTCGTCCCCAACGACGCCGACCTGCCCGCGGGCGGCGTCGCGCTCATCACCGGCCCGAACATGAGCGGGAAGTCGACGTACATGCGCCAGGTCGGCCTGATCGCCGTGCTCGCACAGGCCGGCGGCTTCGTCCCCGCCCGCTCGGCGAGCCTCCCCGTGCTGGACCGGGTGTTCACCCGCGTCGGCGCCAGCGACGACATCGCCGGGGGCCAGTCGACGTTCATGCGCGAGATGAGCGAACTCACCGACATCCTCCACGACGCCACCGAGGACTCGCTGGTCCTGCTGGACGAAGTCGGTCGCGGGACCTCCACCGCCGACGGCCTCGCCATCGCCCGCGCGGCCACGGAGTTCCTCCACGACGAGGTGGGTGCCCGGACGCTCTTTGCGACGCACTACCACGACCTGACCGCGCTGGCCGACGAGCGCGAGGGCGTGTTCAACCTCCACTTCACGGCGATCCGGGACGGCGACGACGTGACGTTCCTCCACCGCGTCGACGACGGCCCCTCGTCGTCGTCGTACGGCGTCGAGGTTGCACGGATGGCCGGCGTGCCCGACTCCGTGGTCGAACGTTCGCGCGAACTGGTCGAGGCGACTGATGGCCACGAGCGCGCGCCAGCGGCATCGACGGCGCCGGCGGCGACCGACGGTGCAGGAACTGCAGATGGGGAGTCCGAAGCGGCATCCGACTCCTCGACGCCCCCGGGCCAGCAGACGCTGCCGGGAACCGAACCAGAGGGTGCGGCCGCCGACGGCGCGGACGCCCTCGCGGCCGAACTCCGCGAACTCGACCTCGCGAGGACGACGCCGCTGGAGGCGCTGAACCGGCTGCAGGAGCTACAGGACCGCGTCACGGACCGATGA
- a CDS encoding response regulator yields MGSNCTSVSAGALADTDRVVIVGDNQRNAEMMGETLAGVTVATATPVGARDRLGSGPSLVDAVVVDTETVTRGVTELVRDVREQGIPVVLLSGDASPSVRRNAAGVDGMAFEQKPIRSDQFRELVADALA; encoded by the coding sequence ATGGGTTCGAACTGTACGTCGGTGAGTGCGGGGGCGCTCGCCGACACCGACCGGGTCGTTATCGTGGGGGACAATCAGCGGAACGCGGAGATGATGGGGGAGACGCTCGCCGGAGTGACTGTGGCGACTGCGACGCCCGTCGGCGCCCGTGACCGCCTCGGCTCGGGGCCGAGCCTCGTCGACGCCGTCGTCGTCGACACCGAGACGGTCACCCGAGGGGTGACCGAACTGGTACGGGACGTGCGTGAGCAGGGGATACCGGTCGTGCTGCTCTCGGGAGACGCCTCCCCGTCGGTTCGGCGTAACGCCGCCGGCGTCGACGGGATGGCCTTCGAGCAGAAACCGATCCGGAGCGACCAGTTCCGCGAGCTCGTGGCCGACGCGCTCGCGTAA
- a CDS encoding DUF5807 family protein — MSKLSEFLAGERLEDVALFLADDQLDEAGKLADAGEEVDGGVMLVRPGEQGRKLFSAGTGQGAMEFAKEAMGEGGSVNADLAGGTCPKDGDGGEHTVKYVFAFAEAENQEVGGMYGEGDVMHAYAKCSCGESYSEKWIVGSRDA, encoded by the coding sequence ATGAGCAAGCTCTCTGAGTTCCTCGCGGGCGAACGGCTGGAGGACGTGGCGCTGTTTCTCGCCGACGATCAGTTGGACGAGGCGGGCAAACTCGCAGACGCCGGCGAGGAGGTCGACGGCGGCGTCATGCTCGTCCGGCCGGGCGAGCAGGGGCGAAAGCTGTTCAGCGCCGGCACCGGGCAGGGCGCGATGGAGTTCGCCAAGGAAGCGATGGGCGAGGGCGGCAGCGTCAACGCCGACCTTGCGGGCGGGACCTGTCCCAAGGACGGCGACGGCGGGGAGCACACGGTCAAGTACGTCTTCGCGTTCGCCGAGGCCGAGAACCAGGAGGTCGGCGGGATGTACGGGGAGGGCGACGTGATGCACGCCTACGCGAAGTGTTCCTGCGGGGAGTCGTACTCCGAGAAGTGGATCGTGGGGAGTCGCGACGCGTAA